The Halomicronema hongdechloris C2206 genome includes a window with the following:
- a CDS encoding GatB/YqeY domain-containing protein, which produces MSLKDRISTDLKAAMKAKDKVRLETIRSIKKVILEKETSLRPSGQAELSEEQEIDVLNQLAKQRKDALEQYQQAGREDLAASEAQELAIIQEYLPAQLSDAEVEAIVDNLIASTGASSPKDMGKVMGPAMKQLKGRTDGAKVQAMVKAKLGG; this is translated from the coding sequence ATGAGCCTTAAAGACCGCATCAGCACCGACCTCAAAGCCGCCATGAAAGCCAAAGACAAGGTGCGGCTAGAGACCATCCGCAGCATCAAGAAAGTGATTCTGGAAAAAGAGACCAGCCTGCGCCCCTCGGGGCAAGCAGAGTTGAGTGAAGAGCAGGAGATCGACGTGCTCAACCAGCTGGCCAAGCAACGTAAAGATGCCCTAGAACAGTACCAGCAAGCTGGCCGGGAAGACTTAGCCGCCAGCGAGGCCCAAGAGCTGGCCATCATTCAAGAGTACCTACCGGCCCAGCTCTCCGACGCGGAGGTAGAAGCCATTGTGGATAACCTCATTGCCAGCACCGGCGCCTCATCCCCCAAAGACATGGGCAAAGTCATGGGACCTGCCATGAAGCAACTCAAAGGCCGCACCGATGGGGCCAAGGTTCAAGCCATGGTGAAAGCGAAACTGGGCGGTTAA
- the murG gene encoding undecaprenyldiphospho-muramoylpentapeptide beta-N-acetylglucosaminyltransferase, producing MPETPIRLLIAASGTGGHLFPALATAEQLPQYQIEWLGVPDRLETRLVPCRYQLHTVRIGGFQGRLGLGSLRLCTQLARSVLQVRRLLRQGQFAGVLTTGGYIAAPAIIAARSLGLPAILHESNALPGKVTRWLSPWCTVVALGFEAASSYLPKAQCTVVGTPVRSQFLAAAASPRPALGIPEDVPLIVVIGGSQGAVAVNRLVRQATPAWLKAGIWVVHQTGENDPDAESLVHEHYLRQPFFEDMAPLLLRADLAISRAGAGTLTELSVTGTPAILIPYPFAAEDHQAYNAAAFAAANAAMVIPQADLSANLLQDKVSMLLDDRPRLMKMAAAASDLAIPDSAQQLASLVQQALEPVGGSPNRQ from the coding sequence ATGCCAGAGACGCCGATTCGCCTGTTAATTGCCGCCAGTGGTACTGGGGGGCACTTGTTTCCGGCCCTGGCCACCGCCGAGCAGTTGCCTCAATACCAGATCGAATGGCTGGGGGTACCCGATCGCCTAGAGACCCGCTTGGTGCCCTGCCGTTACCAGTTACACACGGTCCGCATCGGCGGGTTTCAGGGGCGATTGGGCCTGGGCTCCCTGCGGCTGTGTACCCAGTTGGCCCGGTCGGTGCTGCAGGTGCGGCGACTACTGCGCCAAGGCCAATTTGCCGGGGTGTTAACCACCGGCGGCTACATTGCGGCGCCAGCCATTATTGCCGCCCGCTCCCTGGGCTTGCCGGCGATTCTGCATGAGTCCAATGCCCTGCCCGGCAAGGTCACCCGTTGGCTTAGCCCTTGGTGTACGGTGGTGGCCCTGGGCTTCGAGGCCGCCTCGTCTTATCTGCCCAAGGCCCAGTGCACGGTGGTGGGGACGCCGGTGCGATCGCAATTTCTAGCCGCGGCCGCCAGTCCGCGGCCGGCCCTGGGCATCCCCGAGGATGTGCCCCTGATCGTAGTGATTGGCGGCAGCCAGGGAGCCGTTGCTGTCAATCGCCTGGTGCGGCAAGCCACCCCGGCCTGGTTGAAGGCGGGCATCTGGGTGGTGCACCAAACCGGTGAAAACGACCCCGACGCCGAGAGCCTAGTCCATGAGCATTACCTGCGCCAGCCCTTTTTCGAGGACATGGCACCGCTGCTGCTGCGGGCCGATTTAGCCATCAGCCGAGCCGGAGCCGGTACTCTAACCGAGTTGAGTGTGACCGGCACCCCGGCTATCCTGATTCCCTATCCCTTCGCCGCCGAAGACCACCAGGCCTACAATGCCGCCGCCTTCGCCGCCGCCAATGCCGCCATGGTCATTCCCCAAGCCGACCTCAGCGCCAACCTGCTGCAAGATAAGGTCTCGATGTTACTAGACGATCGCCCCCGGCTGATGAAGATGGCTGCTGCCGCCAGCGACTTGGCCATCCCTGACAGTGCTCAGCAGTTGGCTAGCTTGGTGCAGCAGGCCCTAGAGCCGGTGGGGGGATCACCCAACCGGCAATGA
- a CDS encoding nuclear transport factor 2 family protein, whose product MRHRIWSWLPALAVMTWAGVGARVEAAPADTAPADVVAAIDAMEAASNQQDLEAVLQFYDESFRHQDGFDRSELEAVLKQFWQHYTALTYDIELVSWESTTSGYETETLTRVEGIQRRDGRQLTLTAEVRSRQRFEAGAIVYQEVLSEESRLTAGSNPPNLTLNLPQQVDLGERYEFDAIVAEPLGERDLLGRALDEGVTSDDFFKPRPLNLNVLAAGGLFKIGQAPSQPDERWISAVIVREDGLVITTRRLQVSDK is encoded by the coding sequence ATGCGGCATCGAATCTGGTCATGGTTGCCAGCCCTAGCGGTGATGACTTGGGCCGGGGTCGGCGCCAGGGTGGAGGCAGCTCCGGCTGATACGGCTCCCGCTGATGTCGTGGCCGCCATTGACGCCATGGAAGCGGCCTCGAATCAGCAGGATCTAGAAGCCGTGCTGCAGTTCTATGATGAAAGCTTTCGCCACCAGGATGGCTTTGACCGCTCTGAATTGGAAGCCGTCTTGAAGCAGTTTTGGCAGCACTATACGGCCCTCACCTACGACATCGAACTGGTGAGTTGGGAGTCCACGACCAGTGGCTATGAGACCGAAACCCTCACCCGGGTGGAGGGAATCCAGCGGCGCGATGGCCGCCAGTTGACCTTGACGGCTGAGGTGCGATCGCGACAGCGCTTCGAAGCCGGCGCCATCGTCTATCAGGAAGTCTTGTCGGAGGAGAGCCGTCTCACTGCAGGCAGCAATCCCCCCAACCTGACCCTGAACCTACCCCAGCAGGTGGACCTGGGAGAGCGCTACGAGTTTGACGCCATCGTGGCCGAGCCGTTAGGGGAGCGGGATCTATTGGGGCGCGCCCTAGATGAGGGAGTAACCAGCGACGACTTCTTCAAGCCTCGGCCCCTGAATCTGAATGTGCTGGCCGCTGGCGGCCTGTTTAAGATTGGTCAGGCCCCCAGTCAACCCGATGAGCGCTGGATATCAGCCGTGATCGTCCGAGAAGATGGCCTGGTCATCACCACCCGTCGCCTGCAAGTCTCAGATAAGTAG
- a CDS encoding Uma2 family endonuclease, translated as MTITLAAPLNQIVLSPGSAMTVSGLTWQHYQLLLEELGDDRATRLTYSNGVLEIRMPSQLHEIINRLLSKIIFALAEELELESVDLGSTTWNREDLDQGIEPDSCFFIQNAHRVQGINPDIPSDLPPDLVVEVDIASASDRKLAIYQAPGVPELWVYGKGRVKILDLRGEQVTEAERSLAFPAIASEQLHAWIVLRERETDLMVVKTVRQFCKTLGQ; from the coding sequence ATGACCATTACCCTCGCCGCTCCTTTGAACCAAATTGTGCTGTCTCCTGGCAGCGCCATGACGGTGTCGGGATTGACCTGGCAACACTATCAGTTGCTCTTAGAAGAACTGGGAGATGATCGGGCGACGCGGTTAACCTATAGCAACGGGGTGTTGGAAATTCGGATGCCCAGTCAGCTCCACGAAATTATCAATCGGCTGTTGAGCAAAATTATTTTTGCTCTGGCAGAGGAGCTGGAACTGGAGAGTGTGGATCTGGGGTCGACGACCTGGAATCGTGAGGACCTGGATCAGGGGATTGAGCCGGACAGTTGCTTTTTTATTCAGAATGCGCACCGGGTGCAGGGGATAAACCCTGACATTCCATCGGATCTGCCACCAGACTTGGTGGTTGAGGTTGATATTGCCAGTGCTTCCGATCGGAAGTTGGCCATTTACCAGGCCCCTGGTGTACCGGAGTTATGGGTATATGGCAAGGGCAGGGTTAAGATCTTGGATCTGCGGGGAGAGCAGGTCACAGAAGCAGAGAGAAGTTTAGCATTTCCAGCGATAGCTTCTGAGCAGCTACACGCATGGATTGTATTGCGAGAGAGGGAGACTGATCTAATGGTGGTGAAGACCGTAAGACAGTTTTGTAAAACCCTGGGACAGTAG
- the purQ gene encoding phosphoribosylformylglycinamidine synthase subunit PurQ, with translation MNVGIIVFPGSNCDRDVAYVTRDILQQPTRMVWHQEDDLSELDLIVVPGGFSYGDYLRCGAIARFSAAMQATALRAQQGKLVLGICNGFQILTEMGLLPGALVRNRDLHFICDRIPLTVERSDLPWTRQYRAGQVITLPIAHGEGCYYADEATLAQLEANRQVMFRYCSPSGDHTEASNPNGSLHHIAGLCNRQGNVLGLMPHPERAADALLGGTDGLALFQSVMQAMVLA, from the coding sequence ATGAACGTCGGCATCATTGTTTTTCCTGGCTCTAATTGCGATCGCGATGTGGCTTATGTGACGCGCGATATTTTGCAGCAGCCCACCCGCATGGTCTGGCACCAAGAGGACGACCTCTCGGAGCTGGATCTCATCGTGGTGCCGGGGGGCTTTAGCTATGGCGATTATCTCCGCTGTGGGGCCATTGCTCGCTTTTCGGCCGCCATGCAAGCCACTGCCCTCCGGGCCCAGCAGGGCAAGTTGGTACTGGGGATCTGCAATGGCTTTCAGATCTTGACGGAGATGGGGTTGCTGCCGGGGGCGTTGGTGCGCAATCGGGACCTGCACTTCATCTGCGATCGCATCCCCCTGACGGTAGAACGCAGCGATTTACCCTGGACCCGGCAGTATCGAGCCGGCCAGGTGATTACCCTGCCCATTGCCCACGGAGAAGGCTGCTACTACGCCGATGAGGCCACCCTGGCCCAGCTAGAGGCCAATCGGCAGGTGATGTTTCGCTACTGTAGCCCCAGCGGCGACCACACCGAGGCCAGTAACCCCAACGGGTCCTTGCACCACATCGCCGGACTCTGCAACCGCCAGGGTAATGTACTGGGCCTGATGCCTCACCCAGAGCGGGCCGCCGATGCCCTCTTGGGTGGCACCGATGGCCTTGCCCTCTTTCAAAGCGTGATGCAGGCAATGGTGCTGGCTTAA
- the purS gene encoding phosphoribosylformylglycinamidine synthase subunit PurS → MQTYQAEIYVTLRPSVLDPAGTAVQSSLNQMGYDTVSQVRIGKYIQVTLAAANDEQARQQLDRICDQLLANPVIETYRFDLNAVATV, encoded by the coding sequence GTGCAGACCTATCAGGCCGAAATTTATGTCACCCTGCGCCCCTCGGTGCTAGATCCGGCAGGCACCGCAGTGCAGTCGAGTTTGAATCAGATGGGCTATGACACGGTCAGCCAGGTCCGCATTGGCAAGTATATTCAGGTGACCCTGGCCGCCGCCAACGACGAGCAGGCACGCCAGCAGTTGGACCGCATCTGCGACCAGTTACTGGCCAATCCAGTGATCGAGACCTACCGGTTTGACCTCAACGCCGTAGCCACGGTCTAG
- a CDS encoding Fur family transcriptional regulator: MPGRTRSQNQVLAALKQLDQPISAQDLYMELRNGGGTLGLATVYRALDALKLEGAVQVRTLPTGESLYSLPQEDRHHLTCLQCGQSIAIDECPVHDLEQQLNRAHHFRIFYHTLEFFGLCPRCQMDAAQAAGS; this comes from the coding sequence ATGCCCGGACGAACCCGCAGCCAAAACCAGGTATTGGCCGCCCTGAAGCAGCTCGATCAGCCCATTTCTGCCCAGGATCTCTATATGGAGCTACGCAATGGCGGCGGTACCCTCGGCTTAGCAACGGTCTATCGAGCCCTAGATGCCCTGAAGCTAGAAGGCGCTGTACAGGTGCGCACCCTACCAACCGGGGAGTCTCTCTACAGCTTGCCCCAAGAGGATAGGCACCATCTTACCTGCCTGCAGTGCGGTCAATCCATTGCCATCGACGAGTGTCCCGTTCACGACCTGGAGCAGCAGCTGAACCGGGCCCACCACTTTCGCATCTTCTACCACACCCTAGAATTCTTCGGCCTCTGCCCTCGCTGTCAGATGGATGCGGCCCAGGCGGCTGGTTCTTGA
- a CDS encoding YraN family protein, with translation MTIPLPQRADLGRLGELLVADWLRHRGGELVAQRWHCRWGELDLVVRQPDSLLAFVEVKTRRQGNWDADGLMAITPQKQRKLWRAAQLFLIQQPQWQEWPCRFDVALVTCQTNPQIGLHHRPLPQSLYSLVLQDYLEDAFSLG, from the coding sequence ATGACCATACCATTACCGCAACGGGCCGATCTGGGGCGTTTAGGCGAATTACTGGTAGCCGACTGGCTGCGGCACCGGGGCGGCGAATTAGTGGCGCAACGGTGGCATTGCCGCTGGGGCGAGTTGGATCTGGTAGTGCGTCAACCCGACTCCCTGCTGGCCTTTGTCGAAGTCAAGACAAGGCGCCAGGGGAATTGGGATGCCGACGGCCTCATGGCCATCACCCCCCAGAAGCAACGCAAGCTGTGGCGAGCCGCCCAGCTATTTCTCATCCAACAGCCCCAATGGCAAGAGTGGCCCTGCCGCTTTGATGTGGCCTTGGTCACCTGCCAGACCAATCCCCAAATCGGCCTGCACCACAGACCCTTACCCCAGAGCCTTTATTCCCTAGTGCTGCAGGATTATCTGGAAGATGCTTTCAGCCTGGGCTAA
- the dnaG gene encoding DNA primase, which translates to MTTPRLHPDTIEAVRERADIVDIVSQHVVLKKQGKDFVGLCPFHDDKSPSFSVSPGKQFYYCFSCGAGGNGFKFLMELNKRSFADVVLELAQRYQVPVKTLEPAQRQQLQRQLSLRQQLFEILAVTAKFYEHALRQSDGAEALAYLRQQRQLREETIQQFQLGFAPGGWQTLYGYLVEQKRYPVELVEKAGLIVPRAKGSGYYDRFRERLMIPIRDAQSRVIGFGGRAMGAAQPKYLNSPDTELFDKGKTLYGLDLARAAIAKADQAIVVEGYFDVIALHAAGISNTVAALGTALNAAQVRQLLRYSDSKQIILNFDADAAGTRAAERAIGEVTDMAYRGDVQLRILTIPEGKDPDDYLKHYSAEDYRALLEASPLWLDWQIQQSLEGRDLRQADHFQQATQAIVALLSQIANADTRTHYIRHCAEIFSHGDSRLVPLLAENLLAQVRRQRRPSRDGQGQDAMAQQPRALSALEQAEAALLRIFLHAPAFRTTVTAALDDRDLQFSFSHHRALWHYLQSLLDEPATGEDLITPLRDRIAEFSGPLSQTQYLLHLDEKTQRDILRAPLVIRAATACMEKNLCEKRYRHFLALWSNAAPHASREELAHYQQQIYAEKRRIQHLEQERQVSFADLAQLPWVGEFYNALEPSS; encoded by the coding sequence ATGACTACCCCCCGTCTCCATCCCGATACCATTGAAGCGGTCCGCGAACGGGCCGATATCGTCGATATTGTCTCCCAGCATGTGGTTCTTAAAAAGCAGGGAAAAGACTTTGTCGGCCTCTGCCCGTTTCACGACGATAAGTCCCCTAGCTTTAGTGTCAGCCCTGGCAAGCAGTTCTATTACTGCTTTTCCTGTGGGGCCGGGGGGAATGGCTTTAAGTTTTTGATGGAGCTGAATAAGCGCTCCTTCGCCGATGTGGTGTTGGAGTTGGCCCAGCGGTATCAGGTGCCGGTCAAGACCCTGGAACCGGCCCAGCGGCAACAGCTACAGCGACAACTCAGCCTACGGCAGCAACTCTTCGAGATTCTGGCCGTGACTGCCAAGTTCTATGAGCATGCCCTACGCCAGTCGGACGGAGCCGAGGCCTTGGCCTATCTGCGCCAACAACGACAGCTGCGGGAAGAGACGATTCAGCAGTTTCAGTTGGGCTTTGCCCCCGGTGGCTGGCAGACTCTCTATGGCTATTTGGTAGAGCAGAAACGTTATCCCGTGGAGTTAGTGGAGAAGGCAGGACTGATTGTGCCTCGCGCCAAGGGCAGTGGCTATTACGATCGGTTTCGTGAACGGCTGATGATTCCCATCCGCGATGCCCAGAGTCGGGTGATTGGTTTTGGTGGTCGGGCCATGGGCGCAGCCCAACCCAAATACCTCAATTCGCCGGATACGGAACTGTTTGATAAGGGCAAGACTCTCTATGGCCTGGATCTGGCTCGGGCTGCGATCGCAAAAGCAGACCAGGCCATCGTCGTCGAGGGCTACTTCGACGTCATTGCCCTCCATGCCGCCGGGATCAGCAACACCGTCGCCGCCCTCGGCACTGCCCTAAACGCGGCCCAAGTGCGGCAATTGCTCCGCTATAGCGACTCCAAGCAGATCATCCTCAACTTCGACGCCGATGCCGCCGGTACCAGGGCGGCCGAACGGGCCATCGGTGAAGTCACCGACATGGCCTACCGGGGGGATGTGCAGTTGCGCATCCTCACCATTCCCGAGGGCAAAGACCCGGACGACTATCTCAAGCACTATAGCGCCGAGGACTATCGAGCCTTGTTGGAGGCCAGCCCCCTCTGGCTCGACTGGCAAATTCAGCAGAGTCTAGAGGGCCGCGATCTACGCCAAGCCGATCACTTTCAGCAAGCCACCCAGGCCATCGTGGCCCTGCTCAGCCAGATTGCCAACGCCGACACCCGCACCCACTACATCCGTCACTGCGCCGAAATCTTCAGCCATGGCGACAGTCGTCTAGTGCCGCTGCTCGCCGAAAACCTGCTGGCCCAGGTGCGACGCCAGCGACGCCCGTCCCGGGATGGCCAAGGTCAAGACGCCATGGCCCAGCAGCCCCGCGCCCTCAGCGCCCTAGAGCAGGCTGAGGCGGCCCTACTGCGGATCTTTCTCCATGCCCCCGCCTTTCGCACCACGGTGACCGCCGCCTTAGATGACCGGGATCTGCAATTTAGCTTTTCCCACCATCGGGCCCTGTGGCACTATCTCCAGAGCCTATTAGACGAACCAGCCACGGGCGAAGATCTGATTACCCCTCTGCGCGATCGCATCGCTGAATTTTCCGGTCCCCTGAGCCAGACCCAGTATCTGCTGCACCTCGATGAGAAGACCCAGCGAGATATTCTGCGGGCTCCCCTGGTGATTCGGGCCGCCACCGCCTGCATGGAAAAGAATCTCTGCGAGAAGCGTTACCGCCACTTCCTGGCGCTCTGGAGCAACGCCGCCCCCCATGCCTCCCGGGAAGAACTGGCCCACTACCAACAGCAGATCTATGCCGAGAAACGGCGGATTCAGCACCTAGAACAGGAGCGCCAGGTCAGCTTCGCAGATCTGGCCCAACTGCCCTGGGTAGGAGAGTTCTATAACGCCCTGGAACCCAGTTCCTGA
- a CDS encoding hemolysin family protein — protein MSATSLELLLILLLIGLNGVFAGSEIALVSSRKARLEQQARQGKVTARLALTLTAHPNDFLSAVQIGITLVGILSGALGGATVARRLGHLLARVPGVAPYSQLLSLALVVGSITYLSLVLGELVPKRLALNSPERIACRVARPMHCLARLTAPLVRLLSLSTDGVLNLLGVRPSQEPSITEEEIKVLMEQGTAAGTFEESEGAMVGRIFHLGDRSIKALMTPRTDIDWLDLEGDDETNRQIVINSPHSRFPVCRGSIDNCLGVIRLRSLLPDYLMGQAVDLMELIQPPLYVAENVRALKVLEMFQASGTHIALIMDEYGGVEGLVTLNDLVEAIVGELPTVDDATEPMVIQRQDGSWLLDGLLPLEELKGIMQWESLPRESTGEYHTLAGFVLTLLGHIPTSGVSLEWEGWRLEVVDMDGWRIDKVLLTPLPPPPEQEP, from the coding sequence ATGTCTGCCACCAGTCTCGAATTGTTATTGATTCTGCTGCTGATTGGGCTGAATGGTGTGTTTGCGGGCTCTGAAATCGCCCTAGTGTCGTCCCGCAAGGCTCGCCTAGAACAGCAGGCTCGCCAAGGAAAGGTGACCGCCCGCCTGGCCCTGACCCTGACGGCTCACCCCAATGACTTCCTCTCCGCGGTGCAAATCGGCATCACTCTGGTGGGCATTCTCAGTGGGGCCCTGGGAGGAGCGACGGTGGCTCGACGCCTAGGGCATTTGCTGGCTCGAGTCCCTGGGGTAGCGCCCTACAGCCAACTACTGAGTCTAGCCCTGGTGGTGGGTAGCATTACCTACCTGTCCCTGGTGCTCGGGGAACTGGTGCCCAAGCGCCTGGCCTTGAATAGCCCGGAGCGCATCGCCTGCCGAGTGGCTAGGCCCATGCACTGCTTGGCTCGCCTGACGGCCCCATTGGTGCGTCTGCTGAGTCTTTCCACGGATGGGGTGCTGAATCTGCTGGGGGTACGGCCTTCCCAAGAGCCGTCTATCACCGAGGAAGAGATCAAGGTCTTGATGGAGCAAGGGACCGCCGCCGGGACCTTCGAGGAGTCGGAAGGGGCGATGGTCGGGCGGATCTTCCACCTAGGAGATCGATCGATCAAGGCCCTGATGACTCCCCGTACCGACATCGATTGGCTGGATCTGGAGGGAGATGATGAGACCAATCGGCAGATTGTGATCAACAGTCCCCACTCTCGCTTCCCTGTCTGTCGAGGTAGCATCGACAATTGTTTGGGGGTAATTCGCCTGCGTAGTCTCTTGCCCGACTACTTGATGGGACAGGCTGTTGACCTGATGGAGTTGATCCAGCCTCCCCTCTACGTGGCTGAGAATGTGCGAGCCCTGAAGGTGCTGGAGATGTTTCAGGCCTCGGGTACCCACATCGCCTTGATCATGGATGAATATGGCGGCGTGGAAGGATTGGTTACCCTAAATGACTTGGTGGAAGCCATCGTCGGGGAGTTGCCCACCGTTGATGATGCCACCGAACCCATGGTAATTCAGCGGCAGGACGGCTCTTGGCTCTTGGATGGATTGCTGCCGTTGGAAGAGCTGAAGGGGATAATGCAATGGGAGAGTCTGCCGCGGGAGAGTACCGGTGAGTATCATACCCTAGCGGGTTTTGTGCTGACCCTACTGGGGCACATTCCCACCTCTGGGGTTTCCCTGGAGTGGGAAGGGTGGCGCCTAGAGGTGGTGGATATGGACGGATGGCGGATCGACAAGGTTCTGTTAACCCCGTTGCCGCCCCCACCGGAGCAGGAGCCTTAA
- the tilS gene encoding tRNA lysidine(34) synthetase TilS: MPDWTDLHAHIHRLLKARQLLPQGSHCLVAVSGGQDSMALLKLLWDLRPKWGWRVVVAHANHRWRADAEANASFVETWCRDHGISCDTVTAAQPPSSEAAARQWRYDQFHQLARYHGCTRVATGHTATDRAETLLYNLMRGSGADGLQALTWQRPLQPAAPLPIVLVRPLLAITRAETVAFCRQQGLPHWQDCTNQDRAYARNRIRLDLLPYLAEQFNPRVEHTLAQTAEVLAAEVAYLETMVDSLYASVVEADAGGRPRRLHRPPLQVSHVALQRRLIRRVLQQRQIAQVGFEQVAKVVHLITAPHRSQSDPLPGGAIARVDGDWIRFIDPDCA; this comes from the coding sequence ATGCCCGACTGGACAGACCTCCATGCTCATATCCACCGCCTCTTGAAGGCGCGACAGCTCTTGCCCCAGGGAAGCCATTGCCTGGTAGCCGTATCGGGGGGGCAAGATTCTATGGCCCTACTGAAACTGCTGTGGGATTTGCGGCCCAAGTGGGGGTGGCGGGTGGTGGTAGCCCATGCCAACCATCGTTGGCGGGCCGATGCCGAGGCTAACGCCAGTTTTGTGGAAACCTGGTGTCGCGACCATGGCATATCCTGTGACACCGTGACGGCGGCCCAACCCCCGAGTAGTGAAGCGGCAGCTCGTCAGTGGCGCTACGACCAATTTCATCAGCTGGCTCGATATCATGGCTGCACCCGGGTAGCGACAGGGCATACGGCCACGGACCGGGCGGAAACCTTGCTGTATAACCTGATGCGGGGCAGTGGCGCCGATGGCTTACAGGCCCTCACCTGGCAGCGGCCTCTGCAGCCGGCGGCCCCGTTACCCATCGTGCTGGTGCGGCCCCTGCTGGCGATCACCCGGGCTGAAACCGTCGCCTTTTGTCGGCAGCAAGGATTGCCCCATTGGCAAGACTGCACTAACCAGGACCGGGCCTATGCTCGCAATCGTATCCGTCTCGATCTACTGCCCTATCTGGCTGAGCAGTTTAATCCCAGGGTTGAGCACACCCTAGCCCAAACGGCGGAGGTGCTGGCGGCGGAGGTGGCTTACCTAGAGACAATGGTAGATAGTCTCTATGCCTCAGTGGTGGAGGCGGATGCCGGCGGGCGACCGCGGCGGCTACACCGGCCGCCGCTGCAAGTGAGTCATGTGGCCCTGCAACGACGCCTGATCCGGCGGGTGCTGCAGCAACGACAAATCGCCCAGGTCGGCTTTGAGCAGGTGGCCAAGGTGGTGCATTTGATTACCGCGCCGCATCGCAGTCAGAGTGATCCCTTGCCGGGCGGTGCGATCGCACGGGTAGACGGAGACTGGATCCGCTTCATTGACCCCGATTGCGCCTAA